From Daucus carota subsp. sativus chromosome 6, DH1 v3.0, whole genome shotgun sequence, the proteins below share one genomic window:
- the LOC108225507 gene encoding uncharacterized protein LOC108225507, with protein sequence MHRCFNPSTKMFAVAPILDDDDVELVFELAVSSGVKNSVVELYLERVFRDDWVGEMGGDVPSGALDSSTVRRAPLERVVVMSRDVEKRGEFVEVSEDGDESGGLPKKTPCEQRVGNQGKNITRGGNKGEDSCNPVCRGVEGSIRAASNKEPVFTTMGDVLHVMDLKKGMVFASREELVEIVNHVHCRDFQQVKAVRKNSCRLTVHCKRRADGCIWSLRATKRKRHGFFEIMKIWGTHTCVNPNIAENHTNFMICPDVEEVPNSQVFVEC encoded by the coding sequence ATGCACCGATGTTTTAATCCCTCTACTAAGATGTTTGCGGTTGCCCCGATTctcgatgatgatgatgtggagtTAGTTTTTGAACTTGCGGTTTCCTCCGGTGTTAAGAATTCTGTTGTTGAGCTTTATTTGGAGAGAGTTTTCAGGGATGATTGGGTGGGAGAGATGGGAGGAGATGTTCCGTCAGGTGCTTTGGATTCTTCGACTGTGCGTAGAGCTCCTTTGGAGAGGGTTGTTGTTATGAGTCGAGATGTGGAAAAAAGAGGTGAATTTGTGGAAGTCAGTGAAGATGGAGACGAGAGTGGtggtttgcctaagaaaacacCTTGTGAACAACGCGTGGGTAATCAAGGGAAGAATATTACCAGGGGGGGAAACAAGGGCGAGGATAGTTGTAATCCTGTATGTAGAGGTGTTGAAGGTTCTATTAGGGCTGCATCAAATAAGGAGCCGGTTTTTACCACAATGGGTGATGTGCTTCATGTAATGGATTTGAAGAAGGGGATGGTGTTTGCATCAAGGGAAGAGCTGGTTGAAATTGTTAATCATGTTCACTGTCGCGATTTTCAGCAAGTTAAAGCGGTTAGGAAGAATTCGTGCCGTCTCACTGTGCACTGCAAGCGGAGAGCAGATGGTTGTATATGGAGCTTGAGGgcaacaaaaagaaagagacATGGTTTTTTTGAGATTATGAAGATCTGGGGAACCCACACTTGTGTGAACCCAAACATCGCAGAAAACCATACTAATTTTATGATCTGTCCAGATGTAGAAGAAGTACCCAATTCCCAAGTTTTTGTTGAATGTTAA
- the LOC135147271 gene encoding uncharacterized protein LOC135147271 — protein MNQSFQEWLSAAVQKYKGEELLRICMVCWSIWNNRNSIVWNQKGAEFVEVVASATQFLDHWKNAQDRSYDSSFGFMTLNDGEVHWKPPHEGTIKVNTDAALFEDSNCYAYAIVARDHEGKLVEAMSSCRQGRVDPELAEAIGIREALSWIKAKAWPSVILETDCLTVTQAIRCSSINLSYLGRVIDECKHLLTELVNREVVLKFVKRSANSVAQFIARHSSSLADRVWRGEDVPPDFIHVLFNDLRV, from the coding sequence ATGAATCAGAGTTTCCAGGAATGGTTAAGTGCTGCAGTACAGAAGTATAAGGGAGAGGAATTATTAAGAATTTGTATGGTATGTTGGTCTATCTGGAATAACAGGAACAGCATAGTTTGGAATCAGAAAGGCGCAGAGTTTGTAGAGGTGGTAGCTTCAGCTACCCAATTCCTTGATCACTGGAAAAATGCACAAGACAGGTCGTATGACTCCTCCTTTGGGTTTATGACCCTAAATGATGGGGAAGTGCATTGGAAACCACCACATGAAGGAACGATTAAGGTGAATACAGATGCTGCGTTGTTTGAGGATTCTAATTGTTATGCTTATGCTATAGTAGCTCGTGATCATGAGGGGAAGCTGGTAGAGGCTATGTCGAGTTGCAGACAAGGAAGGGTGGATCCAGAGCTAGCAGAGGCCATCGGAATAAGGGAAGCACTCAGCTGGATCAAAGCTAAAGCGTGGCCAAGTGTAATTCTGGAAACGGATTGCCTGACAGTAACACAGGCTATTCGCTGCTCTTCGATCAATCTTTCTTATCTGGGAAGAGTGATAGATGAGTGTAAGCATCTACTTACTGAATTAGTTAACCGCGAGGTGGTTCTAAAATTTGTTAAACGTTCTGCGAACAGCGTGGCTCAATTCATAGCGAGACATAGTAGTTCATTAGCTGATCGTGTTTGGAGAGGGGAAGATGTCCCTCCCGATTTTATTCATGTATTGTTTAATGATTTGAGAGTTTGA
- the LOC108224856 gene encoding small ribosomal subunit protein uS12 → MGKTRGMGAGRKLKSHRRRQRWADKSYKKSHLGNEWKKPFAGSSHAKGIVLEKIGIEAKQPNSAIRKCARVQLIKNGKKIAAFVPNDGCLNYIEENDEVLIAGFGRKGHAVGDIPGVRFKVVKVSGVSLLALFKEKKEKPRS, encoded by the exons ATGGG GAAGACGAGGGGTATGGGAGCTGGGCGCAAGCTCAAATCTCATCGTCGTAGACAAAGGTGGGCTGATAAGTCATATAAGAAGTCGCATCTTGGTAATGAATGGAAGAAGCCGTTTGCCGGGTCTTCTCATGCTAAAGGCATAGTTCTGGAGAAAAT CGGAATTGAAGCTAAGCAGCCGAATTCTGCTATCCGTAAGTGTGCCAGGGTGCAGCTCATTAAGAATGGAAAGAAGATTGCTGCTTTTGTCCCCAATGATGGTTGCTTAAATTACATTGAAGAGAAT GACGAAGTTCTGATTGCTGGATTTGGACGAAAGGGGCATGCCGTGGGAGATATTCCTGGTGTTAGGTTCAAGGTTGTGAAGGTATCAGGTGTCTCTCTCCTGGCTCTCTTTAAGGAGAAGAAGGAGAAGCCTAGGTCTTAG
- the LOC108226448 gene encoding interactor of constitutive active ROPs 2, chloroplastic, with amino-acid sequence MQTPKTRTESSKVPQRSSPATPRTTKQRKASGANTESVSSAATRAPKARSPKIVTRRIPRSPASEQKRRPGRISDLEDQVAQLQKELKTAHDQLSSSEAGKNQAHLDNEEAHKQLAAMSEKLEESEQQVQELSASEDSRIQELRKISQDRDRAWQYELEAVRKHHSIDSAALVTAMNDIQKLKMQLERVAESEIEQARRAESEHAEVQSLKQELGETLNLIENLKNKLIDCKESTTRAMEAVRGTKMQLAMAKSTEDTLRLECLKVTEAYDSVAVKLDQSKNKIIHLEGLVSKLQADISSDSSKNAAQPLGYIKPARESDYHEKSLQMEMELNNVNSEVAQLRSALEAAERRYQEEYVQSTLQIRSAYEVVEHTKLESRKCEAEMGANLMTAKSDIEELKSRLNNKEIDFHTVSEENRGLYLKIMENQLSGRETELELELKKIAEDMVELKANLLDTETTLQSTAEENEALKMEIRKKKLANNEVDNETFKFAEAAKDAEREALMKLSYLTEEAEKSSKRMAGVTEQLDAAETANSEMEAELRRLKVQCEQWRKAAEAAAAMLATGDNDKIETTGSLDNKYHMFGEKLSWNFSEDMDDDCPKKKNGNMMKKFGVLLKKSQK; translated from the exons ATGCAAACGCCAAAAACAAG AACGGAGTCCTCAAAGGTGCCACAGAGGTCATCTCCAGCTACACCCCGCACAACTAAGCAGCGGAAAGCATCAGGAGCTAACACAGAATCAGTTTCTTCTGCTGCAACAAGGGCTCCGAAAGCAAGAAGCCCAAAAATTGTTACTCGCAGGATACCTCGTAGTCCAGCATCCGAG CAAAAACGACGACCTGGAAGAATATCCGATCTGGAAGATCAGGTCGCTCAGCTGCAAAAGGAACTGAAGACGGCACATGATCAGCTCAGCTCATCCGAGGCAGGGAAGAATCAGGCTCATTTAGACAATGAAGAGGCCCATAAGCAGCTAGCTGCTATGTCAGAGAAGCTTGAGGAATCTGAACAACAGGTACAGGAGCTTTCTGCTTCTGAGGATTCTCGTATTCAAGAGCTTCGTAAAATCTCTCAGGATCGAGATAGAGCATGGCAGTATGAACTGGAGGCTGTGAGGAAACATCACTCAATTGACTCTGCTGCGTTGGTCACTGCCATGAATGATATTCAAAAGTTAAAAATGCAGCTGGAAAGGGTAGCTGAGTCTGAAATTGAGCAGGCTCGGCGTGCAGAATCAGAACATGCTGAGGTACAGAGCTTAAAGCAAGAACTTGGTGAAACTTTAAATTTGATTGAGAATCTAAAAAACAAACTAATAGATTGCAAAGAATCTACAACCCGAGCTATGGAAGCCGTCAGAGGAACAAAAATGCAGTTAGCAATGGCGAAATCAACGGAGGACACATTGAGGTTGGAATGCCTTAAAGTCACGGAGGCTTACGACTCTGTTGCTGTTAAGCTGGATCaatcaaaaaacaaaattatccaTCTGGAGGGACTTGTAAGCAAACTCCAAGCCGATATTTCCAGTGATAGCAGCAAAAATGCAGCACAGCCTTTAGGTTATATAAAACCTGCACGCGAAAGTGACTATCATGAAAAGTCACTTCAGATGGAAATGGAGCTTAACAATGTCAATTCTGAGGTGGCTCAATTAAGATCCGCTCTAGAGGCCGCTGAAAGAAGATACCAGGAAGAATATGTTCAAAGCACATTGCAGATCAGAAGTGCATATGAAGTAGTGGAGCACACAAAATTAGAATCTCGCAAATGTGAAGCTGAAATGGGAGCAAACCTGATGACTGCAAAATCCGACATTGAAGAGCTAAAGTCAAGGCTGAACAACAAGGAAATAGATTTCCACACCGTTTCAGAGGAGAATCGAGGCTTATATTTGAAAATCATGGAAAATCAATTGTCCGGAAGAGAAACTGAACTTGAACTAGAGCTAAAAAAGATCGCGGAAGATATGGTGGAATTAAAGGCTAATTTGCTAGACACGGAGACAACATTGCAGAGTACCGCAGAGGAGAATGAGGCGCTAAAAAtggaaataagaaaaaaaaagctagcaaataatgaagtaGACAATGAGACCTTCAAATTTGCTGAAGCTGCAAAGGATGCAGAGCGAGAGGCGCTAATGAAGCTGAGTTATTTGACAGAGGAAGCTGAGAAGAGTAGTAAAAGAATGGCTGGAGTTACAGAACAGCTAGATGCAGCGGAAACTGCAAATTCCGAGATGGAAGCTGAACTGAGGAGATTAAAAGTGCAGTGTGAGCAGTGGAGGAAAGCGGCTGAGGCTGCTGCTGCTATGCTTGCAACAGGCGACAATGACAAAATTGAGACAACTGGTTCTCTGGACAACAAGTATCATATGTTTGGGGAGAAGTTAAGTTGGAACTTCTCCGAGGACATGGATGATGACTGTCCTAAAAAGAAGAACGGTAACATGATGAAGAAATTCGGGGTTTTGTTGAAGAAAAGCCAGAAATAG